One genomic window of Clostridioides sp. ES-S-0054-01 includes the following:
- a CDS encoding P1 family peptidase yields the protein MYNNILDVEGLKVGQVEDRDGLTGCTVVICEEGATCGVDVRGSAPGTRETDLLDPINMVQKVHAVVLAGGSAYGLESTCGVSRYLEEKGIGFDVGVGKVPIVVGAVLFDLGAGDFKCRPDLQMGYRACEVASKDILNQGNYGAGCGATVGKIRGQEYAMKGGIGSYSIKLDNGLIVSALIAVNALGDVYENGKVIAGALNDKKTETIDTYKLMKQGESKGGFSIDNTTIGIIATNAKLTKAGCKKISQMGHDGYAKAIFPIHTPHDGDTIFTISTEEIEADITLVGSLAVEVVEKSIINAVKKADSVENIIAYKDIVKK from the coding sequence ATGTATAATAATATTTTGGATGTAGAAGGTCTAAAGGTTGGGCAAGTGGAGGATAGAGATGGTCTTACTGGATGTACAGTAGTAATATGTGAAGAAGGAGCTACTTGTGGTGTTGATGTAAGAGGTTCTGCTCCAGGAACTAGAGAAACCGATTTATTAGACCCTATAAATATGGTTCAAAAAGTTCATGCAGTAGTTTTAGCTGGAGGTTCTGCATATGGTCTTGAATCTACTTGTGGTGTAAGTAGATACTTAGAGGAAAAAGGAATTGGATTTGATGTAGGTGTTGGAAAAGTACCTATAGTTGTTGGAGCAGTTTTATTTGATTTAGGTGCAGGAGATTTTAAGTGTAGACCAGATTTACAAATGGGTTATAGAGCTTGTGAAGTTGCAAGTAAAGATATTTTAAATCAAGGAAATTATGGAGCTGGATGCGGAGCCACTGTTGGAAAGATAAGAGGTCAGGAATATGCTATGAAAGGTGGCATAGGTAGTTATTCCATAAAATTAGATAATGGTCTAATTGTATCTGCATTAATTGCTGTAAATGCTCTTGGAGATGTTTATGAAAATGGTAAGGTTATAGCTGGTGCTTTAAATGATAAAAAGACAGAAACAATTGATACATATAAATTAATGAAACAAGGCGAAAGTAAGGGTGGGTTTAGTATAGATAATACTACAATTGGGATAATTGCAACAAATGCTAAGTTAACCAAAGCTGGATGTAAAAAGATATCTCAAATGGGACATGATGGATATGCTAAAGCTATTTTTCCTATCCATACACCTCATGATGGAGATACAATATTCACAATATCAACAGAAGAAATAGAAGCAGATATAACATTAGTAGGTTCATTGGCTGTAGAGGTTGTGGAAAAAAGTATAATAAATGCAGTAAAAAAAGCGGATAGTGTAGAAAATATAATAGCATATAAAGATATAGTAAAAAAATGA
- a CDS encoding biotin--[acetyl-CoA-carboxylase] ligase, giving the protein MRDKIIEIILNNKSEFISGEELSKQLGVSRAAIWKHMKALKEEGYNIESVNKKGYRLSENPTDLLSPQNIYYKLDTEFIGKNIIHLETIDSTNEYAKRIATNNIDGTVILSEHQEMGKGRLGRTWESKPHEGVWMSIILKPDMEPFKAPFITLIAGASVTKALNKLGANTLIKWPNDVILNGKKICGILTELSAEIERTNYVVLGIGINVKTMDFEPEIAEKATSLYKEGYKLSRVDIVRNVLTEFEKLYLDYIVNNSREKTLKMCRDYSAIIDKNIYVLKGTDKELVKCLDINEDGNLLVQSSDGNVKEIISGEVSIRGEKGYV; this is encoded by the coding sequence ATGCGAGATAAGATAATAGAAATTATATTAAATAATAAATCTGAATTTATTTCAGGAGAGGAATTATCAAAACAATTAGGGGTATCACGTGCAGCTATATGGAAACATATGAAGGCTCTAAAAGAAGAAGGATATAATATAGAGTCTGTAAATAAGAAAGGTTATAGATTATCAGAAAACCCGACTGATTTATTAAGTCCTCAAAATATTTATTATAAATTAGATACGGAGTTTATTGGAAAGAATATCATACATCTTGAAACTATAGACTCAACTAATGAATATGCAAAAAGAATAGCTACAAATAATATAGATGGAACTGTGATTTTAAGTGAACATCAGGAAATGGGAAAAGGTCGATTGGGAAGAACATGGGAATCCAAACCTCATGAAGGAGTCTGGATGAGTATTATTTTGAAACCAGATATGGAGCCATTTAAAGCACCATTTATAACTTTAATAGCAGGAGCAAGTGTAACAAAGGCTTTAAATAAATTAGGAGCAAATACCCTAATAAAATGGCCAAACGATGTTATTTTAAATGGTAAAAAAATATGTGGTATATTAACGGAGTTATCTGCTGAGATTGAAAGAACGAATTATGTTGTTCTTGGAATTGGAATAAATGTTAAGACAATGGATTTTGAACCAGAAATAGCCGAAAAAGCTACATCACTATATAAAGAAGGATATAAATTATCTAGAGTAGATATTGTTAGAAATGTATTGACTGAATTTGAAAAATTATATTTAGATTATATTGTAAATAATTCTAGAGAAAAAACTTTAAAAATGTGTAGAGATTATTCTGCAATTATAGATAAAAATATATATGTATTAAAAGGCACTGATAAGGAATTAGTGAAATGTTTGGACATAAATGAGGATGGAAATCTGCTAGTTCAAAGTAGTGATGGAAATGTAAAAGAAATCATTTCAGGTGAAGTTTCTATAAGAGGAGAAAAAGGATATGTATAA
- the ftsH gene encoding ATP-dependent zinc metalloprotease FtsH, producing the protein MYERRASILNKLLKGAGFYLLVFIIIVGIVQFSGKPTEKIKDLKFSEVYRELTDENISRLYFVNQTSVEGTIKDTNTKFKSYVPTEVMGNKLADEVLDQAKAGKLTFGGEAKPSTPWFVEMLPTLLLIFFMVILWFVFMNQSQGGGGKVMSFGKSKAKVHKDDEKTRVTFKDVAGLDEEKEDLQEVVDFLKNPKKYIELGARIPKGMLMVGPPGTGKTYLSRAVAGEAGVPFFSISGSDFVEMFVGVGASRVRDLFEQAKKSAPAIIFIDEIDAVGRKRGAGLGGGHDEREQTLNQLLVEMDGFGVNQGIIIMAATNRPDILDPALLRPGRFDRQVVVGTPDVKGREAIFKVHSRNKPLSDDVKMDVLARRTPGFTPADIENLMNEAAILTARKREKKIKMATIEEAITKVIAGVAKKSKVISEKERKLTAYHEGGHAVCAHVLEEVSPVHQVTIVPRGRAGGFTMQLPVEDKFYATKNEMKENIVVLLGGRVAEELVLKDVSTGASNDLERVTATARSMVTKYGMSSKLGPMSFDSDDEVFLGNSFSSKRNYSEEVAFEIDQETKRIVDGAYDKTRSILQENMDRLEYVAQALLIYETLDAEQFVKAFNKELPLNDIENAITEENSSKEIEEQLTIKLEKDEERNNVIDINKNLEDKSDEDK; encoded by the coding sequence ATGTATGAAAGGAGGGCTTCTATATTGAATAAGTTGCTAAAAGGGGCAGGTTTTTATCTACTTGTTTTTATAATTATAGTAGGTATAGTTCAATTCTCAGGTAAGCCTACAGAAAAAATAAAAGATTTAAAGTTCTCTGAAGTATATAGAGAATTAACAGATGAGAATATATCAAGATTATACTTTGTAAATCAAACTTCTGTAGAAGGTACTATAAAAGATACAAATACAAAGTTTAAGTCATATGTTCCAACAGAAGTGATGGGAAATAAACTTGCAGATGAGGTGTTAGACCAAGCTAAGGCTGGAAAACTAACTTTTGGTGGTGAAGCTAAGCCATCTACACCTTGGTTTGTCGAAATGTTGCCTACATTACTGTTAATATTCTTCATGGTAATTCTTTGGTTCGTGTTTATGAATCAGTCTCAAGGTGGAGGCGGAAAGGTTATGAGCTTTGGTAAATCAAAAGCTAAGGTTCATAAAGATGATGAAAAAACTAGAGTTACATTTAAAGATGTAGCTGGGCTAGATGAGGAAAAAGAAGATTTACAAGAGGTAGTAGATTTCTTAAAGAACCCTAAGAAATATATTGAATTGGGTGCAAGAATACCAAAAGGGATGCTTATGGTAGGACCTCCTGGAACTGGTAAAACATATCTATCAAGAGCAGTTGCAGGAGAAGCAGGAGTTCCATTTTTTAGTATAAGTGGTTCTGATTTCGTTGAAATGTTTGTTGGGGTTGGTGCTTCGAGAGTAAGAGACTTATTTGAACAGGCTAAGAAAAGTGCTCCTGCTATAATCTTTATAGACGAGATTGATGCAGTTGGTAGAAAAAGAGGTGCAGGTCTTGGTGGAGGTCATGATGAAAGAGAGCAAACTCTTAATCAACTTCTAGTTGAAATGGATGGATTTGGAGTAAACCAAGGTATAATAATCATGGCAGCTACAAATAGACCAGATATACTTGACCCAGCTTTACTTAGACCAGGAAGATTTGACAGACAAGTTGTTGTTGGTACGCCAGATGTAAAAGGCAGAGAGGCTATATTTAAAGTTCACTCAAGAAATAAGCCATTAAGTGATGATGTAAAAATGGATGTTTTAGCTAGAAGAACACCAGGATTTACTCCTGCTGATATAGAGAACTTAATGAATGAAGCAGCTATACTAACAGCTAGAAAAAGAGAAAAGAAAATTAAGATGGCTACTATAGAAGAAGCTATAACAAAGGTTATAGCAGGTGTGGCTAAAAAATCAAAAGTAATAAGTGAAAAAGAAAGAAAACTTACAGCATATCATGAAGGAGGGCATGCAGTTTGTGCCCATGTACTTGAGGAAGTAAGCCCAGTTCACCAAGTTACAATAGTACCAAGAGGAAGAGCTGGAGGATTTACAATGCAACTTCCTGTTGAAGATAAGTTCTATGCTACAAAAAATGAAATGAAAGAAAATATTGTAGTTTTACTTGGAGGTAGAGTAGCAGAAGAGTTAGTACTTAAAGATGTGTCTACAGGTGCTTCAAATGACTTGGAAAGAGTTACGGCTACTGCAAGAAGTATGGTAACAAAATATGGAATGAGCTCTAAGCTTGGTCCAATGTCATTTGATAGTGATGATGAAGTATTCTTAGGGAACAGCTTTTCAAGTAAGAGAAATTATTCTGAAGAAGTTGCTTTTGAGATAGACCAAGAAACAAAACGTATAGTTGATGGTGCATATGATAAGACAAGAAGTATATTACAAGAAAATATGGATAGATTAGAGTATGTGGCACAAGCTTTACTTATATATGAAACTCTAGATGCAGAGCAATTTGTAAAAGCATTCAATAAAGAATTACCACTAAATGATATTGAAAATGCAATTACAGAGGAAAATTCTTCTAAAGAAATTGAAGAGCAATTGACTATAAAGTTAGAAAAAGATGAAGAAAGAAACAATGTTATTGATATAAATAAAAATTTAGAAGATAAATCTGATGAAGATAAATAG
- the tilS gene encoding tRNA lysidine(34) synthetase TilS, whose amino-acid sequence MIFDKVLSTINKHNLIQKGDKIVLGLSGGPDSVCLLHVLNRLKKDFNIEIYAAHLNHQIRGIEAQKDALYVSKLCEDMGIIFFVKSINVPKYCENEGLSLEEGARKLRYEMFYEIKDKIKANKIAIGHNLNDQAETVMMRIMRGTGLKGLKGIDYIRDNCIIRPILDVERSEIEEYCEAYNLNPRIDKTNLENIYTRNKIRLDLLPYMKDNFNSNVIESIVRMSNSLKSDNDYIEKEAEAKFREVSNVKEKGFVEINLDDFVCLHEAIKVRVLRNSIKHILGDTNFVDQRHIEDIMSLEDNSKVNKMLTLPRNIFVYRKKDSIILTNEEIVNEEIEFYYNVPSNGFIKIKELKQIIETQVMSIDRYKSMKLDNSSKGFDFNKVKGGIVIRSRRQGDKIKLAMGSKKVKDLFIDLKIPREERCKIPIITDSEGIICVGDYKISENYKIDEGTKEVLKINFNKL is encoded by the coding sequence ATGATATTTGATAAGGTACTAAGTACTATAAATAAACATAATTTAATACAAAAAGGCGATAAAATAGTTTTAGGTCTTTCTGGAGGACCTGATTCAGTTTGTTTATTGCATGTACTAAATAGATTAAAAAAAGATTTTAATATAGAAATATATGCAGCACATTTAAATCACCAAATAAGAGGGATAGAAGCTCAAAAAGATGCATTATATGTATCTAAACTTTGTGAGGATATGGGAATTATATTCTTTGTAAAGTCTATTAATGTACCAAAATATTGTGAAAATGAGGGATTATCATTAGAAGAAGGAGCAAGGAAGCTAAGATATGAAATGTTTTATGAAATTAAGGATAAGATTAAAGCCAATAAAATAGCAATAGGTCATAATCTCAATGACCAAGCCGAAACTGTTATGATGCGTATCATGAGAGGAACAGGTTTAAAAGGTCTAAAGGGAATTGATTATATTAGAGATAACTGCATAATTAGACCTATATTAGACGTAGAAAGAAGTGAAATAGAGGAGTATTGTGAAGCTTATAATTTAAATCCGAGAATAGATAAAACAAATTTAGAAAATATATACACTAGAAATAAGATAAGGTTAGACCTTTTACCATATATGAAGGATAATTTTAATTCAAATGTAATAGAATCTATAGTGAGGATGAGCAATAGTTTAAAAAGTGATAACGATTATATTGAGAAAGAGGCAGAGGCTAAATTTAGAGAAGTTTCAAATGTAAAAGAAAAAGGCTTTGTAGAGATAAATTTAGACGATTTTGTTTGTTTACATGAGGCTATCAAAGTTAGGGTTCTTAGAAATTCTATAAAACATATACTAGGAGATACTAATTTTGTTGACCAAAGACATATAGAGGATATAATGTCTTTAGAAGATAATTCAAAAGTAAATAAAATGTTAACTCTTCCAAGAAATATATTTGTTTATAGAAAAAAAGACAGTATAATATTAACCAATGAGGAAATTGTTAATGAGGAAATTGAATTTTATTACAATGTACCTAGTAATGGGTTTATTAAAATAAAAGAATTAAAACAAATTATTGAGACCCAAGTAATGAGTATAGATAGGTATAAAAGTATGAAATTAGACAATTCATCTAAAGGGTTTGATTTTAATAAGGTAAAAGGGGGTATAGTAATAAGGAGCAGAAGGCAAGGGGATAAGATAAAGCTTGCTATGGGAAGTAAAAAAGTGAAAGATTTATTCATAGATTTAAAAATCCCAAGAGAAGAAAGATGTAAAATTCCTATAATCACAGACAGTGAAGGAATAATATGTGTTGGAGATTATAAAATCAGTGAAAATTATAAAATTGATGAAGGAACAAAAGAAGTATTAAAAATTAATTTTAACAAATTATAG
- a CDS encoding DUF1934 domain-containing protein: protein MEEKSLSVKISINTRQYDEKGNMDTIEITAFGKIFYKNDGIYVIYKEKEENIEITNTIKILKNEVSIKKFGAINSTMLFKCGESSTTKYVTPQGTLLIDIDTRELDINIQEGEHIKLKIDYNIKIQDLFLGRNKIDIYIGIK, encoded by the coding sequence ATGGAGGAAAAATCGTTGAGTGTAAAAATAAGTATAAATACTAGACAATATGATGAAAAAGGAAATATGGACACCATAGAGATAACTGCCTTTGGTAAAATTTTTTATAAAAATGATGGAATATATGTTATTTACAAGGAAAAGGAAGAAAACATAGAAATAACTAATACCATAAAGATACTTAAAAATGAAGTTAGTATAAAAAAGTTTGGTGCTATTAACTCAACAATGCTGTTTAAATGTGGAGAGAGTAGTACTACGAAGTATGTGACCCCACAAGGTACTTTATTAATTGATATTGATACAAGAGAATTAGATATAAATATACAAGAAGGGGAACACATAAAATTGAAAATAGATTATAATATAAAGATACAAGATTTATTTTTAGGTAGGAATAAAATAGATATATACATAGGTATTAAATAA
- a CDS encoding glutamate racemase, protein MSNKPIGVFDSGLGGLTVLKEIMKILPNENIIYFGDTARIPYGSRSKETIIKYTFQAINFLKTKDVKAIVIACNTATARSLKEAKEKYDIPIIGVIEAGARTAVSSTKNKIVGIIGTEGTISSKAYNLEISKIDESIEIVNKACPLFVPIVEEGWANTEVAKLTAKIYLQELKEKNIDSLVLGCTHYPILKRTIGEEVGEHIKLVNPAKETAKDLKTILEVQNIINNTEVHGTYQYYVSDIHEKFSDIAREFLKKKIDKIQNVEIQKY, encoded by the coding sequence ATGAGCAATAAACCAATAGGAGTTTTTGATTCGGGATTAGGCGGATTAACAGTTTTAAAAGAGATAATGAAGATATTGCCAAATGAGAATATAATATATTTTGGAGATACTGCTAGAATACCATATGGTTCAAGATCTAAAGAGACTATAATTAAATATACTTTTCAAGCTATAAACTTTTTAAAAACAAAGGATGTAAAAGCTATAGTTATAGCATGTAACACTGCTACTGCAAGAAGTTTAAAAGAAGCTAAAGAAAAATATGATATACCAATAATTGGTGTTATAGAAGCAGGAGCTAGAACGGCTGTAAGTTCTACAAAAAACAAAATTGTAGGAATAATAGGAACTGAAGGAACTATAAGTTCAAAAGCATACAACTTGGAAATATCTAAAATAGATGAAAGTATAGAAATTGTTAATAAAGCATGCCCTCTATTCGTACCTATTGTTGAAGAAGGATGGGCAAATACAGAAGTAGCTAAATTGACAGCAAAGATATATTTACAAGAATTGAAAGAAAAAAATATAGATTCTTTAGTATTAGGATGTACTCATTATCCTATTTTGAAGAGAACAATCGGTGAAGAAGTTGGAGAACATATAAAACTGGTTAATCCAGCTAAAGAGACTGCTAAAGATTTAAAAACGATTTTAGAGGTGCAAAATATTATAAACAATACAGAAGTTCATGGAACTTATCAATATTATGTATCAGATATACATGAGAAATTTTCAGATATAGCAAGAGAATTTTTAAAGAAAAAAATTGATAAGATTCAAAACGTAGAAATACAAAAATACTAG
- a CDS encoding cell wall hydrolase: MATLLALTFIFMPIKEVFAYEPTEKITKVNKQEKNIAKKEVINLSDDDLMLLSKLVAGEARGESYEGQVAVAAVVINRVLDSRFPDTIEEVIYQKNAFSVVLDGSIKMAPTDSACKAAQEALYGTDPTNKAVYFWNPEIATCKWINRLNPYMRIGNHVFAK; encoded by the coding sequence ATGGCTACACTATTAGCTTTGACTTTTATATTTATGCCTATTAAAGAGGTATTTGCATATGAACCAACAGAGAAGATTACGAAAGTAAATAAACAAGAAAAAAATATAGCAAAGAAAGAAGTCATAAATTTATCTGATGATGACTTGATGCTATTATCTAAGTTGGTTGCAGGAGAAGCTAGAGGAGAAAGCTATGAGGGACAGGTTGCTGTAGCAGCTGTAGTAATAAATAGAGTATTGGATTCTAGATTTCCAGACACAATAGAAGAAGTCATATATCAAAAAAATGCTTTCTCAGTTGTGCTTGATGGTTCAATAAAGATGGCACCAACAGACTCAGCATGTAAAGCAGCTCAAGAAGCTCTTTATGGAACTGACCCAACTAATAAAGCAGTATATTTCTGGAATCCAGAAATAGCCACTTGTAAGTGGATAAATAGACTAAATCCGTATATGAGAATAGGAAATCATGTATTTGCAAAATAA
- the spoIIR gene encoding stage II sporulation protein R, producing the protein MRKIKIRLGLLILSLISVISIMTIVINGEVKKVDNISKDYKDKLIRFHVIANSNTDKDQELKLKVRDEVIKYLQPKLQNSKSIKESETIIKKEYSSLEEISKNIILKNGYNYSVKVGIQYSNFPTKQYSNIVLPAGEYKALKIIIGKGEGKNWWCVMFPPLCFVDESNGVIDKSTDDKLKEVLTDKEYKLIKQDTPKKTSRVKIKFKVLEVVKDLEKKF; encoded by the coding sequence ATGAGAAAAATTAAGATTAGATTGGGACTATTAATATTAAGTCTTATATCAGTCATATCAATAATGACAATAGTAATAAATGGTGAGGTAAAAAAAGTAGACAATATATCAAAAGATTATAAAGATAAATTAATAAGATTTCATGTTATAGCAAATAGTAATACAGATAAAGACCAAGAACTTAAACTAAAAGTTAGAGATGAAGTAATAAAATATTTACAACCAAAGCTTCAAAATTCAAAAAGTATAAAAGAAAGTGAAACTATTATAAAAAAGGAATATAGTAGCTTGGAAGAAATAAGCAAAAATATTATTCTTAAAAATGGATATAATTACAGTGTAAAGGTAGGTATACAATATAGCAATTTTCCTACTAAACAATATTCTAATATAGTTCTTCCAGCTGGTGAATATAAAGCATTAAAGATTATTATTGGAAAAGGTGAAGGAAAAAATTGGTGGTGTGTTATGTTCCCTCCACTATGCTTTGTTGATGAGTCTAATGGAGTAATAGATAAATCTACAGATGATAAGTTGAAAGAAGTTTTAACTGATAAAGAATATAAGTTAATAAAACAAGATACACCGAAGAAAACAAGTAGAGTAAAAATTAAGTTTAAAGTCCTTGAAGTAGTAAAGGATTTAGAGAAAAAATTTTAA